A window of the Halichoerus grypus chromosome 2, mHalGry1.hap1.1, whole genome shotgun sequence genome harbors these coding sequences:
- the BTF3 gene encoding transcription factor BTF3 isoform X2: protein MKETIMNQEKLAKLQAQVRIGGKGTARRKKKVVHRTATADDKKLQFSLKKLGVNNISGIEEVNMFTNQGTVIHFNNPKVQASLAANTFTITGHAETKQLTEMLPSILNQLGADSLTSLRRLAEALPKQSVDGKAPLATGEEDDDEVPDLVENFDEASKNEAN, encoded by the exons ATGAAAGAAACTATCATGAACCAGGAGAAACTCGCCAAACTGCAAGCACAAGTGCGCATTGGTGGGAAA GGAACTGCTCGCCGAAAGAAGAAGGTGGTTCATAGGACAGCTACAGCAGATGATAAAAAACTTCAGTTCTCCTTAAAGAAGTTAGGGGTAAACAATATCTCTGGTATTGAAGAA gtgAATATgttcacaaaccaaggaacagtgaTCCACTTTAACAACCCCAAAGTTCAGGCATCACTGGCAGCGAACACTTTCACCATTACAGGCCATGCTGAGACAAAGCAGCTGACAGAAATGCTACCCAGTATCTTAAACCAACTTGGTGCAGACAGTCTGACTAGTTTAAGAAGACTGGCTGAAGCTCTGCCCAAACAAT CTGTGGATGGAAAAGCACCACTTGCTACCGGAGAGGAGGATGATGATGAAGTTCCAG atcttgtggagaattttgatgaagcttccaagaatgaagcaaactga
- the BTF3 gene encoding transcription factor BTF3 isoform X1, with amino-acid sequence MRRTGVPTQADSRGRGRARGGCPGGEATPSLPPPRGGTRGQEPQMKETIMNQEKLAKLQAQVRIGGKGTARRKKKVVHRTATADDKKLQFSLKKLGVNNISGIEEVNMFTNQGTVIHFNNPKVQASLAANTFTITGHAETKQLTEMLPSILNQLGADSLTSLRRLAEALPKQSVDGKAPLATGEEDDDEVPDLVENFDEASKNEAN; translated from the exons ATGCGACGGACAGGCGTACCCACTCAGGCTGACTCTCGGGGGCGAGGTCGAGCCAGGGGCGGCTGCCCTGGGGGCGAGGCGACGCCGTCTCTTCCTCCACCTCGCGGCGGAACCCGAGGACAGGAGCCTCAG ATGAAAGAAACTATCATGAACCAGGAGAAACTCGCCAAACTGCAAGCACAAGTGCGCATTGGTGGGAAA GGAACTGCTCGCCGAAAGAAGAAGGTGGTTCATAGGACAGCTACAGCAGATGATAAAAAACTTCAGTTCTCCTTAAAGAAGTTAGGGGTAAACAATATCTCTGGTATTGAAGAA gtgAATATgttcacaaaccaaggaacagtgaTCCACTTTAACAACCCCAAAGTTCAGGCATCACTGGCAGCGAACACTTTCACCATTACAGGCCATGCTGAGACAAAGCAGCTGACAGAAATGCTACCCAGTATCTTAAACCAACTTGGTGCAGACAGTCTGACTAGTTTAAGAAGACTGGCTGAAGCTCTGCCCAAACAAT CTGTGGATGGAAAAGCACCACTTGCTACCGGAGAGGAGGATGATGATGAAGTTCCAG atcttgtggagaattttgatgaagcttccaagaatgaagcaaactga